The Humidesulfovibrio mexicanus genomic interval AGCAAGAACTATGAAAAGGACGGGCGCAAATACCCGTTCTCCTACTAGCCCAACCGTCCGGCTAGCACTGCTGGCCGGCGCGGCTGCGGATGGCCTCAAGCTCGCGGGCGCGCGCCCCGCTTGAGCGCAGCTCCTCGGCCTCGGAACGGGCGAACTCCTCAAGGGTCACATTGGCCGGGCTGGAACCCAAGGTTTCGGCAAAGGCGTCGAAAAGCGGGTCCACCCCTTCGTGGATCAGCATCCCCCCGCATTCCCCACCGTCCCCGCAGCGCTCCAGCACGGCCAGCACCTCGGCCATGCGGATGTTGTCCGCCGCCACGGCCAGCCCATAGCCCAAGTCCTCCGCCTCGCCCATGGGCGCCACCATGCCTGCATCGGCCAGAATGCCCAGGGTGTCTGCCACAACGTCCTCGGGCAGGCGCAAATCCCGTGCAAGGAGGCGCACCGGAAGCGGAGAAAGACCGGCCGCGAAACGCGCCGCGATGCGCGAAAGCGCGGCCACGGCCACCTTTTGGCGCGAGAGGGGGCTCAGACGCTGGGAAAGCCCCCTGCGCACGAAGGCGTTCATGTGCTGCACCGCAAAGGACACCTCCGCGCCGAGCAGCACGATGATCCAGCTTATGTACAGCCAGACCAAAAAGAGCGGCAGTTGCGCAAAGCTGCCGTAGATGGCGTTGTACTTGGTGAAGCCAATCTGCCAGTGGATGTACAGCCACTGGGCGCTTTGCCACATGGTGCCCGCCACCAGCCCGCCCACCGCCGCGGACTTGAGCCGCACATGCGTATTGGGCACAAAGGCGTAGACGAAAATGAAGCCCACCCACACCAGCGAAAGCGAAAACAGCTTGAGCAGGAACTCCTCCAACCCCACGGAGCCCGAGGCGCTCAGGAAGTCCTGGACCAGATCCAGCTTCTGCACGGCCACGGTGAGGCTGGCGGCCACAAGCACGATGATGGGGCAAATGACGATGACGGAGAAGAAGTCCGTGAATTTTCGCCAACTGCTGCGCCCGCGCTTGACGTTCCAAATGGAGTTGAACGCGCGCTCCACGTTGCCAACCGTGGTGAACACGGTGAGCAGCAACGTGCCCACGCCTATCCACCCAAGGGTCTTGACGTTTGTGTTGGCGATGTATTGCAGAATCTTGTTCACCACCTCCACGCGGTCAGCGGCGATACCCATGAGAAAATTGCGGAAAAAGCCCGCGTTCTGCAGACCGAAGCCCTTGGAGATGGAGAAGGCCACGGCCAAAAGCGGCACGATGGACAGGATGGTGGTGAAGGTCAGCGCCGAGGCGCGGATGATGCAATGGTCGGCCAAGAACCCCTTGACCACCATGTGCCCCAGACGGGAGAGGGCGTACGCCTTGCCCTTCAATCCGCCGACATCGCCTGCGTCCTTGGCCCAAATGTCCCGGCTGAAGTGGCGCTCCAGCCGCGCGCCCAGCCCCTTTCCCCAGCTCTGTCCCATGCGTCCTGCTCCCGGTCTAGAACAGCAAATCCTTGAAGAACTTGATGGGCTTGAGCGGCAAGCCCAGAATTCCCTTGATAGTGTTGGTAATCAGCAAGCCGGGTGGAATTTCCATCTCCGGGTCGCGCAGCCGCCCGAAAACGCGGATAGGCACCTCGGGGATGCCGGGCATGCTCGCGGCGAGCGTCAACTGGATCGTATCCGCAGCGGGCGAAAAACGTCCCTTGCCCGTCACGACCATGTTCGGGGCTTCCATGCGGAAATCCTCGGACTGGAACACCCCCTGTGCCACCTTGACCTTGGCCGAGGCCACGGAGAACGGGGAGCCTACCCGCCGGGCCGACGTGGACTGCGGCGTCGCCCCCGCCGGCGTCTTGGCTACGTCCTGGGCCTCGCCCTGGCCGGAGCCGGAGAGCACGTACGAGCCGTCCGTGATCTTGAAGCTTCCCAGTCCCTCCAGCGTGCGCAACAGATCATGGTCCGTGGGGCCTGCGCCGGTCACGTCCAGAAACAGGTCCGTCCGACCGGAAACAAGCTGCTTGCCAGCCCAATCCCGCATGAAGGCACCAGCCTGAAAATCCTTTGCGGCCAGCGCCAGGCGGGTCTGCATGGTCTTGGGCCCGGTCACCTGGGCCGAGAACTCGCCGCTGATGCTGCCGCCGTAGAACGAACCGGACAGGGGCTTCACCGTGAGCGTTCCGCCGGAAGCCCGAGCCGTGGCCCGCAAGTCGCGCGTGGAGATGCCCAGCACCTTGAAGCCGCGCAAGACCACGGCGCCCTCAAGGTTCAGGCCGCGCAGGGTGTCCACCGGCAGCGGATCCAGAGTGGGCGGGTCCGGCGCGGCTCCGCGGCGCGGCGGCGGGACGGGCGGCAGGTAGCGGTCCAGGTCCAGAACCCCGCCGGAGAGGTTCACGCTCTGCCGCGGGGCGCTGAAATTTTGCACCGAATACGACCCGCGCAGCGGCAGGTCGTCCAGCTGCGCGCTCAGGTTCGTCAAGGCCATGCCCTCGCCGGAGAGGCGCAGATCGGCCTCGCCGGACAAATGCTGCAGCACGCGCTTGTCGGCGGTTCTCGGCGCGTCGATGTCCAAAGCCGCCAGCACGCGCCTGGGGTCGCCCTCCTGGCAGCGCACGTGGCCCGACAGGCTCCAGTCCCCTCCCAGCCCGGCGACCGATGCCGCGCCGGACAGGTTCAGGCCGCAGGCCGACAGCGCGGCCGACTGCAGGGACAGAGTTGCGGCGGAAAAATCAAGCGCGCCTTTGCCCGAGAACACGGCCTCGTTCTCGCGGGCGGGGAGAAACCAGCCTTTCAAGCGGCCGCTGGCTGTAGCCCCGGAAAGCATGGTCTTGCCCTGGCGTTCGCGCAGCAGACCCGCCACCCGCGCATCCAGGGAAAGCTGCGGCGCAACGCCCGTGGCGGAAACGCCGCCATCCAACTGCAGGGCCCAGTCCGCCCCGGCCAAAGGCGCCGGCGCAAGGCGAGCCTGCGCCTTGAGCGCGGAAAGCCGCAACCGCCGGGGCTGGGCCTTGGGTTGTCCCTTGACCGGGGCAAGTTCCAGCACGCATGGCCCCAGACTGGCCTGCACATCGGCCACGGCGCGCCGCACCACGTGGGCAAGCCGGGTAGTCGGCGAGGTGGCGACACCCGGAGCATTGCCCCGAAACGTCAGGTCCATGCGGCCCGACAGCCCGCCCCCTGCGCGATTGACCCAGGCCACCTGCCGCGCATCCACGTCGTCCATGGTCAGCGAACCGCTCCACCCCAGCACAGGACCGGCGGGACCGGCCGTGGGCCTGGGGTCTCGCTGGGCCTCGCCAAGCTGCACGGTCACATCCGCCGCAAAGGTACCGCCCTGGGCGCGCATGGGCTTCAGCTGAAACCGGTGCCTGCCCTGCCCGCCCTGCCACTCCACCTGGGCGGCCTGCCCGGACACTCCGGCCATGGTGAGCGCGCCCGTGTTGATGCGGCCCGTTCCGTGCACCGCGCGCAGATAGTCCAGGGGCAGATCGGCCACCACCAGCGGCGGACTGGTGGCGTTTGAGGTGAAGGCCGACCAGAGCGCATCGGCGTCCAGACGGTTTGCGGCGAGTTCGAAGTCCAGTTCCGAGCCCTTGTCGAAGCCCATGCGCACCCGGCCGGACAATTCCGAGGAATCCAGGACGAATCCGCTGGTCTCGAACACCAGTTCATGCACATCGGAGGTGATGGACAGTGAACCATGGGCGTTGTGCAACGCGCCCTTATGATCGTGCACGATGGTCCCTGGCCAATAGGCGTTGGCCACGCCACGGGGGCTGAACGGCTCAAGGCGCAGCTTCGCCTCCAGGCGGAACATCTCGGTCACGTCCAGGAACGTCACTTCCCCCGTGCCCTTGGCCCCGATGAGATGCAGCCGCACATTGGACAACTTGAGGTGCCTGCCGGCTTCCTCCACGCTGAGATCGCAGGCCAGGCTGGCCTTGGGCGAGGTCTTGGGCATGAAGGTTCCGCCCACGTCGGCCCGGACCGTGGTCTCCGTAAGCAACGGGCCGGGGTCGGCGGCGCTCCAGTGCAGCTTGCCGGAGCTCTCGACGCGCGCCACCAGGCCGGGACGCGGCCAGGTAAAATCGCAGGAGGCGGTGAAGGGCAGTTCCTCTCCGGACTCGATGCGGCCCGTGCGCAGGTCCACGTCGGTGGTGATGTAGCTGTGGTTGTGGCTGTGGTCGTCCAGGCGGATGCTGCTGTCGGTCATGCGCAGACCGCGCACGGCGAAGCGCGAAAACATGGGACCGGCCTCGTGGGAGGCGTTTTCCTGCTCGCGCAGGTGCTCGGCCATGCCCTCCCAGTTGCCGCGCCCCTGCTCGTCCATGGTCAACACCACTTCGGCGTCGATGAGCTCGATATGGTCGAACACCAGATGACGCCGGAGCAGGGGCAAAACCTGGATGCGCGCGCCCACCTCGCGGGCGGTGAGCAGGGGCTGCTCGCCAAAGGCAGGGTCGTTGCCCAGGCGCAGGCCGTGCGCCTTAAGCCCGAACCAGGGGAAGAAACTCACCGTAAGCTCGCCGTCGAGGCGGGCCTCGCGGCCGGTTGCCGTGTGCGCAAGCCGCCCCAGCACGGCGCGGAATTCCGGCGTGCGCAGATAGTTGGATGTCCACCACACAGCCGCGCCGCTGGCGATGCCCAGCAGACCCAAAAGGATGAACGCTGCGATAATGAGCTTCTTGCGCATGGCGCCCGTCGGCCGATGGCCTGTTCGTAGGTGCGCGCGCGCGGCGCGCGCGGCAAGGAATGCAGGTTGCGACTGCCCGACCTTAGTGAGCAATAGCCGCTTTGCGGCACGGCGGCAAGCGCGTGCGCCTAGGGCGTCTCGCCCCCGCCGGATTCCAGGTGCTCCGGTGCGAGCCCCACAATGGCGATGCCTGCGCGGTCGGCGGCCTCGACAGCGGCCTCAAGGTCGAAGAACAGACTTTTGCCCGCCTCCACGCCCAGGCACGTGCCCTTGCCCCGCGCCAGCTCGCGCACCGTGTCCGGCCCCACGCTGGGCAGGTCCACGCGCTCCTCCTGGCTGGGCTTGAGCATCTTGACCACCACGCAGCCCGGCCCGCCCAGCTCGCACCCGCGGCGAATGGCTGCATCGGTGCCTTCCAGCGCCTCCACGGCGGCCACGATGCCCTCGCGCAGCACCACGCCCTGGCCGATGTCCAGCCTGCCCATCTCGCGGGCGAGCATGGCCCCGCGGCGCAGGTCGGCCCATTCGCGCTCGTCCGGGGCCCGCCGGGTAAGCACGCCCAGGGGCGTGCCAAGGCCCTGCGCATAGGCCTGGGGCGACACCAGCTCCATGCCCTCCGCCTCAAGCAGGGAGGACACGGCGCGCAGGATGGCGTCGTCGCCCTTTCCTGGCAGGGAGAGCAGCACCTTCACGGCGCGGGCGTCGAAATGGCGGATGTCCAGCACGCCGGGCTTGTTGATGGTGCCGGCCATGACCACCTGCCGGACGCGCTGCTCCTTGAGGAAGTCCAGCAGCTTGGCAAGCTGGCCCAGCTTGAGCTCGCGGTGGGCGTCGGCCAGGGGATAGACATCGGGGTTGGTGTGCCCGGAGAACCCGGCCACCACAAGGCGCAAACCTTTGGCCTTGACCCCCTGGGCCACCAGGACCGGGAACTGCCGCCCCCCGGCGATGAGCCCCACCACGGGGGCTTCGTGCTCGCGGCTCTGGCTCATGGCGCCCCCCGTCGGTCCTTCAGGGGCCTAGTCCTCTCCGCCGGACGCGCCGCGCCCGGCATCGGAGGTGATGCCGCGCGTGGTGGTCTTGACGAACTCCACCAGCCGCTCCACCTCGGGCACTCCGGGAAACTCGGCCAAGGCCTTGGCCAGGGCTTCCTCGCGCATGAGGCCGGAGCGGAAGATGGTGCGGTAGGCCTTCTTTATGGCGCCGATGGTCTGGGTGGAAAAACCCTTGCGCTTGAGGCCGATGAGATTGGGACCATAGAGCTTGGCGCGGGTGCCCTGGGCCAGCATGTAGGGGGGAACATCGTTGCTGTATCCGGAAAGGCCGCCCAGGAAGGCGTACTCGCCCACGCGGGCGAACTGCTGAATGGCCACCATGCCGGAAACGATGGCGTGGTCGCCTATCTCCACATGCCCGGCCATGCTCACCGCGTTGGCCACGATGACGTGGTCGCCGATGAGGCAGTCGTGGGCAACGTGGGCATAGGCCATGAACAGGCAGTGCGAGCCGATCTTGGTCTGCATGTGCCCCTGCGGCGTGCCGCGGTGCACGGTGACGAACTCGCGGAAGTCGTTGCCCTCGCCGATGCGCACCCAGGTCTCCTCGCCCTTGAAGCCGAGGTGCTGGGGCTCGTCGCCCAGGCAGGCATAGGAGCGCACATGGTTGCCCGGCCCCATGCTGGTGTAGTTCTTGACCTGCGAAAAGGCGTCCAGACGGCAGCCGTCGCCGATCTCGACCTTTGCCTCGATGACGCAGTAGGGACCGACCTGCACGTCCTGGCCAAGCTTGGCCTCGGGATGCACCACGGCGGCCGGGTGGATGGTGGTGGCCACTATTTGTCCCCCTTGTCCACGATGGCGGCGGAGAACACGCCCTCGGCGGCGGTCTCGCCGTCCACGCTGGCGCGGCCCTGCATCTTCCAGATGTTCAGCTTGTGGCGCACTACCTGCGCCTCCAGCACAAGCTGGTCGCCAGGCACCACCGGACGGCGGAACTTGGCGCTCTCGATGCCAGTGAACAAAAACAGCTTGTCGTCCTTGGCCAGGTCCAGGGTCTTGATGACGAAGAGCCCGCCCGCCTGGGCAAGGGCCTCCATGATCAGCACGCCGGGCATGATGGGACGGCCGGGGAAATGCCCCTGAAAAAACGGCTCGTTGAACGTGATGTTCTTGTACGCCTTGATGCGCACCCCGGATTCTATCTCAAGCACCCGGTCCACAAGCAGAAAGGGGTAGCGGTGCGGCAGCATGGCCATGATCTGCTGGATGTCGTGGACGCTCTCGTTACTCATGGCCGCTCTCCTTGGGCTCCATGGCCTTCTCAAGCCGCCTGACGCGGCGCATCAATTCCGGAAGTTTGGGCAGGCTCAAGGACACCTTGAGGTAGGTCGCCGCATCCATGCTGGGCGAGCCGCCCACCACGGACCCGGCCGGAATGTCCTGGCCGACGCCGCTCTGCGCGGCCACCTGCACGCCATCGCCCAGGGCGATGTTGTCGCGCAGGCCCGCCTGTCCGGCGAGCACAACGCCGTCGCCGAGCTTGGTGCTCCCCGCGATGCCCACCTGGGAGATGATCAGGCAATGCTTGCCGGTCTCCACATTGTGGGCGATCTGCACCAGGTTGTCGATCTTGGTGCCGTCGCCCACCTTGGTGGATTCGAGCGCAGCGCGGTCGATGGCGGCGTTGGCGCCGATCTCCACATCGCGGCCGATGACCACGTTGCCCACTTGCGGCACTTTGACGTGGCCGTGCGGGCTTTGGGCGTAGCCGTAGCCGTCGCTGCCGAGCACGGCCCCAGCGTGGATGATGGCGTTGGCGCCAAGCTTGGTGGCGGCCATGAGCACGGCGTTGGGATACAGAACGCCGCCAGGACCGATCTCGCAGTCCTCGCCCACGTAGACGCCGGGGAAAAGGGTGCAGCCCGCGCCAACCTTGGTCCGCGCGCCCACAAAGACGAAGGGGTACAGGGTGACGCCGTCGCCCAGCTCCGCCTCCGGATGCACGAAGGCCTGCGGGCTTACGCCCGACAGACAGCCCTGGGGCCTGGCGAAAAGGGCCACCACCCGCGCCCAGTCGAGCTTGGGGCTCTTGGACAGCAGGCAGCTTGCACCCTCGGGCGCGTGGCGCTGCTCACACAGGACCGCCCCGGCC includes:
- a CDS encoding YihY/virulence factor BrkB family protein, which codes for MGQSWGKGLGARLERHFSRDIWAKDAGDVGGLKGKAYALSRLGHMVVKGFLADHCIIRASALTFTTILSIVPLLAVAFSISKGFGLQNAGFFRNFLMGIAADRVEVVNKILQYIANTNVKTLGWIGVGTLLLTVFTTVGNVERAFNSIWNVKRGRSSWRKFTDFFSVIVICPIIVLVAASLTVAVQKLDLVQDFLSASGSVGLEEFLLKLFSLSLVWVGFIFVYAFVPNTHVRLKSAAVGGLVAGTMWQSAQWLYIHWQIGFTKYNAIYGSFAQLPLFLVWLYISWIIVLLGAEVSFAVQHMNAFVRRGLSQRLSPLSRQKVAVAALSRIAARFAAGLSPLPVRLLARDLRLPEDVVADTLGILADAGMVAPMGEAEDLGYGLAVAADNIRMAEVLAVLERCGDGGECGGMLIHEGVDPLFDAFAETLGSSPANVTLEEFARSEAEELRSSGARARELEAIRSRAGQQC
- a CDS encoding AsmA family protein — its product is MRKKLIIAAFILLGLLGIASGAAVWWTSNYLRTPEFRAVLGRLAHTATGREARLDGELTVSFFPWFGLKAHGLRLGNDPAFGEQPLLTAREVGARIQVLPLLRRHLVFDHIELIDAEVVLTMDEQGRGNWEGMAEHLREQENASHEAGPMFSRFAVRGLRMTDSSIRLDDHSHNHSYITTDVDLRTGRIESGEELPFTASCDFTWPRPGLVARVESSGKLHWSAADPGPLLTETTVRADVGGTFMPKTSPKASLACDLSVEEAGRHLKLSNVRLHLIGAKGTGEVTFLDVTEMFRLEAKLRLEPFSPRGVANAYWPGTIVHDHKGALHNAHGSLSITSDVHELVFETSGFVLDSSELSGRVRMGFDKGSELDFELAANRLDADALWSAFTSNATSPPLVVADLPLDYLRAVHGTGRINTGALTMAGVSGQAAQVEWQGGQGRHRFQLKPMRAQGGTFAADVTVQLGEAQRDPRPTAGPAGPVLGWSGSLTMDDVDARQVAWVNRAGGGLSGRMDLTFRGNAPGVATSPTTRLAHVVRRAVADVQASLGPCVLELAPVKGQPKAQPRRLRLSALKAQARLAPAPLAGADWALQLDGGVSATGVAPQLSLDARVAGLLRERQGKTMLSGATASGRLKGWFLPARENEAVFSGKGALDFSAATLSLQSAALSACGLNLSGAASVAGLGGDWSLSGHVRCQEGDPRRVLAALDIDAPRTADKRVLQHLSGEADLRLSGEGMALTNLSAQLDDLPLRGSYSVQNFSAPRQSVNLSGGVLDLDRYLPPVPPPRRGAAPDPPTLDPLPVDTLRGLNLEGAVVLRGFKVLGISTRDLRATARASGGTLTVKPLSGSFYGGSISGEFSAQVTGPKTMQTRLALAAKDFQAGAFMRDWAGKQLVSGRTDLFLDVTGAGPTDHDLLRTLEGLGSFKITDGSYVLSGSGQGEAQDVAKTPAGATPQSTSARRVGSPFSVASAKVKVAQGVFQSEDFRMEAPNMVVTGKGRFSPAADTIQLTLAASMPGIPEVPIRVFGRLRDPEMEIPPGLLITNTIKGILGLPLKPIKFFKDLLF
- a CDS encoding LpxI family protein; the protein is MSQSREHEAPVVGLIAGGRQFPVLVAQGVKAKGLRLVVAGFSGHTNPDVYPLADAHRELKLGQLAKLLDFLKEQRVRQVVMAGTINKPGVLDIRHFDARAVKVLLSLPGKGDDAILRAVSSLLEAEGMELVSPQAYAQGLGTPLGVLTRRAPDEREWADLRRGAMLAREMGRLDIGQGVVLREGIVAAVEALEGTDAAIRRGCELGGPGCVVVKMLKPSQEERVDLPSVGPDTVRELARGKGTCLGVEAGKSLFFDLEAAVEAADRAGIAIVGLAPEHLESGGGETP
- the lpxA gene encoding acyl-ACP--UDP-N-acetylglucosamine O-acyltransferase, with amino-acid sequence MATTIHPAAVVHPEAKLGQDVQVGPYCVIEAKVEIGDGCRLDAFSQVKNYTSMGPGNHVRSYACLGDEPQHLGFKGEETWVRIGEGNDFREFVTVHRGTPQGHMQTKIGSHCLFMAYAHVAHDCLIGDHVIVANAVSMAGHVEIGDHAIVSGMVAIQQFARVGEYAFLGGLSGYSNDVPPYMLAQGTRAKLYGPNLIGLKRKGFSTQTIGAIKKAYRTIFRSGLMREEALAKALAEFPGVPEVERLVEFVKTTTRGITSDAGRGASGGED
- the fabZ gene encoding 3-hydroxyacyl-ACP dehydratase FabZ codes for the protein MSNESVHDIQQIMAMLPHRYPFLLVDRVLEIESGVRIKAYKNITFNEPFFQGHFPGRPIMPGVLIMEALAQAGGLFVIKTLDLAKDDKLFLFTGIESAKFRRPVVPGDQLVLEAQVVRHKLNIWKMQGRASVDGETAAEGVFSAAIVDKGDK
- the lpxD gene encoding UDP-3-O-(3-hydroxymyristoyl)glucosamine N-acyltransferase; translation: MLLSQVAGKVGLDFSGHDIDVCGVNTLTLAGPGEIAPLLHRKYLPQLASTRAGAVLCEQRHAPEGASCLLSKSPKLDWARVVALFARPQGCLSGVSPQAFVHPEAELGDGVTLYPFVFVGARTKVGAGCTLFPGVYVGEDCEIGPGGVLYPNAVLMAATKLGANAIIHAGAVLGSDGYGYAQSPHGHVKVPQVGNVVIGRDVEIGANAAIDRAALESTKVGDGTKIDNLVQIAHNVETGKHCLIISQVGIAGSTKLGDGVVLAGQAGLRDNIALGDGVQVAAQSGVGQDIPAGSVVGGSPSMDAATYLKVSLSLPKLPELMRRVRRLEKAMEPKESGHE